Proteins from one Acidobacteriota bacterium genomic window:
- a CDS encoding SDR family oxidoreductase, giving the protein MDLYRNQTTLITGASSGIGEAFAHELARRGSHLILVARTESKLRQMAAELSQKYSVHCEVIPADLIQAGAAKMVYQETQKRGLTVNILINNAGFGTYGPFDTLDPHRDHDEVMLNVTSVVDLTHQFLPDMVRRKSGGIINVASTAAFQPLPYMAVYGATKSFVVSLSEALWAEYRNQGVRVMALCPGATETPFFDVVGASEPAVGIKETPEKVVRVGLKAFEQGRCFVVSGMANYLLSLTSRFTPRSVTALIAQQFLKPKRRATKTASTRA; this is encoded by the coding sequence ATGGATCTGTATCGCAATCAAACCACTCTCATCACTGGTGCTTCCTCTGGCATCGGAGAAGCTTTCGCTCACGAACTCGCCCGCCGTGGCTCACATCTGATTCTGGTCGCTCGCACCGAAAGCAAACTCAGGCAGATGGCCGCCGAACTCTCGCAAAAGTACAGCGTGCACTGTGAAGTCATTCCGGCGGATTTGATCCAGGCTGGCGCAGCCAAAATGGTATACCAGGAAACCCAAAAGCGTGGGCTGACGGTCAATATCCTGATCAACAATGCCGGTTTTGGCACCTACGGGCCATTTGACACGCTTGACCCACACCGTGACCACGACGAGGTGATGCTCAACGTGACTTCGGTCGTAGACCTGACCCATCAGTTTTTACCCGACATGGTGCGCCGCAAGTCAGGCGGCATTATCAATGTTGCTTCGACCGCTGCTTTTCAGCCGTTGCCCTACATGGCGGTGTATGGCGCCACCAAATCGTTTGTTGTGTCGTTGAGCGAAGCACTCTGGGCCGAATATCGGAATCAAGGTGTGAGGGTGATGGCCCTGTGCCCTGGTGCGACGGAAACACCGTTTTTTGATGTCGTCGGGGCCTCTGAACCTGCCGTCGGAATCAAAGAAACGCCCGAAAAAGTGGTGAGAGTCGGTTTGAAAGCATTTGAACAGGGCCGATGTTTTGTGGTTTCCGGAATGGCCAATTATCTGCTGTCGCTCACGTCCAGGTTTACACCGCGCTCGGTGACGGCTTTGATTGCCCAGCAGTTCTTGAAGCCGAAACGTCGGGCGACCAAAACCGCTTCGACGCGGGCATAG
- a CDS encoding DinB family protein, which translates to MIEILISRFRRWFEYEQDSHTRVLASLEAVPAALRSADGFQQALDLMGHIVAARRIWLYRLGALQEKPVVFPKNVTLDELPAQFEATHAAWSDYLNSVTDDDLVKTFEYQSLDGKPFRNTVEDILAQLFGHSWYHRGQIASRIKAIGGTPAVTDLVFWSRELIEEPTVE; encoded by the coding sequence ATGATTGAAATTTTGATTTCCCGCTTCCGTCGCTGGTTTGAGTATGAACAGGACAGCCACACCCGCGTGCTGGCTTCGCTTGAAGCCGTCCCGGCGGCATTGCGCTCTGCCGATGGCTTTCAGCAGGCGCTGGACCTGATGGGGCACATTGTCGCTGCCCGGAGAATCTGGCTCTATCGGTTAGGAGCGTTGCAGGAAAAGCCCGTGGTTTTCCCCAAAAACGTGACGCTCGACGAACTTCCTGCCCAGTTCGAAGCCACGCACGCGGCGTGGTCCGATTACCTGAACTCGGTGACCGACGACGATCTGGTGAAAACCTTTGAATACCAGAGTTTGGACGGCAAACCCTTTCGGAACACCGTCGAAGACATTCTGGCGCAGCTTTTTGGGCATTCGTGGTATCACCGGGGTCAGATTGCCTCGCGGATCAAAGCGATTGGCGGCACGCCAGCGGTGACGGATTTGGTGTTCTGGTCACGGGAATTGATTGAAGAACCAACTGTTGAATGA
- a CDS encoding amidase codes for MDQLIFASARELAQAIQAKDVSSEEVVTAHLRRIETVNPKLNAFTEVFAEQALHQARLADQHLAQGNQLGPLHGVPISIKDVFDLAGVRTVTGSKVRETLVATTDAPVVTAVKRAGAVILGKTNVPECGLDYRSENLVFGRTSNP; via the coding sequence ATGGACCAGCTTATCTTCGCATCCGCCAGGGAGCTGGCGCAGGCCATCCAGGCCAAAGATGTTTCTTCCGAAGAAGTTGTCACCGCTCATCTACGCCGCATTGAAACCGTTAACCCAAAACTCAACGCCTTTACCGAAGTATTTGCCGAACAGGCACTCCACCAGGCTCGACTGGCCGATCAGCACCTGGCTCAAGGCAACCAACTCGGCCCGTTACACGGTGTGCCGATCTCGATCAAAGATGTGTTTGACCTGGCCGGTGTGCGGACCGTTACCGGCTCTAAGGTACGGGAAACACTGGTGGCAACGACTGATGCCCCAGTCGTGACCGCTGTCAAACGTGCCGGCGCGGTTATTCTGGGAAAAACCAATGTCCCGGAATGTGGACTTGATTACCGAAGCGAAAATCTTGTTTTTGGCCGGACCAGCAATCCCTAG
- a CDS encoding TetR/AcrR family transcriptional regulator — translation MASTIGLEGLSIGELAKAVGLSKSGLFAHFSSKENLQYQVLEAARDRFVEIVVAPSLRKPRGEPRLRALLDNMFVWENAKFMPGGCIFISAAVELDDQPGPLRDFLVSAQKDWLNALSTSARIAIEEGHFRPDVDPEQFAFEFHAAILVSNYARRLMHDPQAEARARTMMESLIDRCRVQPKN, via the coding sequence ATGGCCAGTACCATTGGACTTGAAGGGTTGAGTATCGGCGAACTCGCCAAAGCGGTTGGGCTTTCCAAAAGCGGCTTGTTTGCCCACTTCAGCTCCAAGGAAAATCTCCAGTACCAGGTATTGGAGGCGGCCCGGGATCGCTTTGTTGAAATCGTGGTGGCACCGTCGTTGCGCAAACCGCGCGGCGAACCGAGGCTCCGCGCCCTGCTTGACAATATGTTTGTCTGGGAAAATGCAAAGTTTATGCCGGGAGGCTGTATTTTTATCAGCGCTGCCGTTGAACTTGACGACCAGCCCGGCCCATTGCGGGATTTTCTGGTCAGCGCCCAGAAAGACTGGCTCAACGCGCTCTCAACGTCGGCCCGAATCGCGATTGAGGAAGGTCATTTTCGACCCGATGTTGACCCAGAACAATTTGCTTTCGAATTTCATGCGGCGATTCTGGTTTCTAACTACGCCCGCCGCCTGATGCACGATCCACAGGCTGAAGCTCGCGCCCGAACAATGATGGAATCGTTGATTGACCGGTGCCGAGTTCAACCAAAGAATTGA
- a CDS encoding TetR/AcrR family transcriptional regulator — MARKTEIPSPIDKGEAILQAALELFSERGFHGTAMPLVSERAGVSAGTIYRYFESKEALVNALYQKWKTALLDHILDGFPEQAPFREQFHVFWQRYASFAQEFPMAFQFLELHHHSPYLDERSRLTEQKGHQRMVELFHENQRLQILKSFEVELLVAFVWGALSGVLKAGLKGDFPLTQEMIDAAEACCWEAIRR; from the coding sequence ATGGCTCGAAAAACTGAAATTCCCTCACCCATTGATAAAGGCGAAGCGATTTTACAGGCGGCACTCGAACTGTTTTCTGAACGCGGTTTTCACGGCACGGCCATGCCGCTGGTGTCAGAACGGGCTGGTGTCTCGGCGGGTACCATTTACCGATACTTTGAAAGCAAGGAAGCTCTCGTCAATGCCCTGTATCAGAAGTGGAAAACCGCCTTGCTGGATCACATTTTGGATGGCTTTCCTGAACAAGCTCCATTTCGGGAGCAATTTCATGTGTTCTGGCAACGCTACGCCAGCTTTGCCCAGGAATTCCCGATGGCCTTTCAGTTTCTGGAACTTCATCATCATTCACCTTACCTGGACGAGCGCAGCCGCCTGACCGAACAGAAAGGCCATCAACGGATGGTTGAACTCTTCCACGAAAATCAGCGTCTGCAAATCCTGAAATCATTTGAGGTTGAACTCCTGGTGGCCTTCGTCTGGGGGGCGCTTTCTGGCGTACTCAAAGCCGGGTTGAAGGGAGACTTTCCTCTGACTCAGGAAATGATTGATGCCGCCGAAGCCTGCTGCTGGGAAGCCATCCGACGCTAA
- a CDS encoding amidase — MSRVPGGSSGGEAAAIASGCSPIGLGSDLGGSIRVPSHFCGIVGLNPTPGRISSLGHFPTVVGPMSLGFSAGPMARQIDDLSVLFQIMTETDPQDPATVPLSSRTGDTPVNRSLKVMWYSSDGVTPVTPETAASIEHAAALLGEQGFETVHHKPAGVERGFELWFYFLGQSSVPLLLKMYEGKEDLMGPLMKGLLHVIQPMSFEQFLTVWIERDRLRRSVLNELGDNGVLLCPVAAIPAFPHTQTENFEINQHKIDYLQAFTYAQTYNVLGLPSVVVPCGKSPEGLPIGVQIVGRPFEEEKVLAVAKVLETAGGGYQRPPL; from the coding sequence CTGAGTCGAGTTCCTGGCGGCTCCAGCGGCGGTGAAGCGGCGGCGATTGCTTCCGGATGCTCCCCGATTGGGCTCGGCTCAGATTTAGGAGGTTCGATTCGTGTCCCATCTCATTTTTGCGGCATCGTTGGGCTCAATCCAACACCAGGTCGAATTTCAAGCCTTGGTCATTTCCCAACCGTTGTGGGGCCGATGTCGCTTGGGTTTTCCGCCGGCCCCATGGCACGTCAAATTGATGATCTCTCCGTGTTGTTTCAGATTATGACTGAAACCGATCCGCAGGATCCGGCGACGGTTCCTCTGTCGTCTCGTACAGGTGATACTCCGGTGAACCGTAGCTTGAAAGTGATGTGGTATTCATCCGATGGAGTCACCCCAGTCACGCCTGAAACGGCGGCTTCGATTGAACATGCGGCAGCGCTGCTCGGTGAACAGGGCTTTGAGACAGTTCACCACAAACCGGCAGGTGTCGAGCGCGGCTTTGAGTTGTGGTTTTATTTCCTTGGCCAGTCATCCGTGCCGTTGCTGCTCAAAATGTATGAAGGCAAAGAAGACCTGATGGGCCCCTTGATGAAAGGGTTACTGCACGTCATTCAGCCAATGTCGTTTGAGCAGTTCCTGACTGTCTGGATCGAACGCGATAGGCTGCGAAGGTCGGTCCTCAATGAACTGGGTGACAATGGTGTGCTGCTGTGTCCGGTGGCGGCCATACCAGCGTTTCCACACACGCAAACAGAAAACTTTGAGATCAACCAGCACAAGATTGACTACCTGCAGGCATTCACCTACGCCCAAACCTATAATGTGCTTGGACTTCCGAGTGTTGTTGTGCCTTGCGGCAAGTCGCCGGAAGGTCTTCCGATTGGGGTTCAGATCGTCGGAAGACCATTTGAAGAGGAAAAAGTGCTGGCCGTCGCGAAAGTACTCGAAACCGCTGGCGGAGGTTATCAGCGCCCACCATTGTAA
- the tssM gene encoding type VI secretion system membrane subunit TssM has product MNWQSLPFKSWLQTFGLILLYGLACLVAWYVAPLLGLSLVGQIVLVGLVLFTWPLTVLFEKVRRMYWPAENEQTQQLNPGTEDAGDEPANLPDQGEAFEMLTDWIETTYGRKIQDRFRQPWFGVLGPPASGKSALLLTSQLDFQLLPHQRPADLYTIEPTTVSECYISESAVYLDLPGHLVADTVRNAAWKHWCQQLGEYREARPVDGLVIVADASRLCSLAESDIEQEAKILRARLDECLQWWGHLFPIYLVFSHSDTLDGFAEFFGDYDGIERGQVWGATIPLEQRTTGYALFDTEFGYLYEALMRRRLLRLSTATTPQDQLLIYEFPIRFYEIRQKLGLFYNILFRPSSFRQSPWVRGFYFTGYQPGEGQPEPRSTDEPRLDADPDNNEPVAAINQRKLGARYFGEEFFKEVLLADKDLAAFFQPQTTLPRYAKPAIASAIVLTLVLFLAGLTNSFLLNREYVEEVEARSVRVTQLQPLQLAGDSEAASKNFQLTQLDALETLRQSLTTADAHDQTGRPWLMQSGLYVGDDIASAGRRVYFDALQQSFCRPVFIQLESDLRTFAAESKPNTDEAYLSQQYDRLKTYLMLSQPDRAKGTFLYYQLSPYWKDVVPAEGQALALKQLEFYALHATDLESPHLKADELLIREVRQRLLAYPAVSRFYKQFISEIDAKVPAVTLETILAGRGSGVLQGDYSVPGSFTLEGYRDYAADGLETAALELAKSDWVMGETGTNLRGASIDVTRLREMYFREYTAHWQRFLKNTQVRPFKTREEAIELLTILAEPESPLVVLLTEVSRQVQPANIGVGGLIQWVKGKLSTQKKPATTEVEREFAPLLLFLNTNIGNDGTPVSQYRVALRSVLDTLQITPNDQLNQASRTLLTGKDDLGLLKAEAGVTKVTETFRTDSTKIIAGLLYQPLGNLRALLYGTNGQELSVLWNQQLYPQADRLRAGYPFTNDGGAPLTEVARFLNPQDGLLASFVRDRLAGSFEDANGEWKLKPAGAVRVTPTFVGFLNQSRRLQETLFSTGGRTPEIAYELTLQPSGTGKIKLEIDGVTLESQVGTPQSGKLTWPAKSGSPTGARLTVTVPGGATQEMAFPGEWGIFQLIENGKPAPAGPNQFSLTWNIQSVTVKAILRTTTAGNPFDRQLFAGFQPPVELFER; this is encoded by the coding sequence AACCAGCCAATCTGCCTGATCAAGGTGAAGCCTTTGAAATGCTGACTGACTGGATTGAAACGACCTATGGCCGGAAAATACAGGATCGCTTCCGACAACCGTGGTTTGGAGTCCTGGGCCCGCCCGCCAGCGGCAAATCCGCCTTGCTTTTAACCTCGCAACTTGATTTTCAATTGCTTCCGCACCAGCGGCCTGCCGATCTCTACACGATTGAACCAACCACGGTAAGTGAATGTTATATTTCTGAATCAGCCGTCTATCTTGACCTTCCCGGCCATCTGGTGGCGGATACGGTTCGAAATGCAGCCTGGAAACATTGGTGCCAGCAGTTGGGTGAGTATCGTGAAGCACGCCCGGTTGATGGACTGGTAATTGTGGCGGATGCCAGTCGTTTGTGCTCGCTTGCCGAATCGGACATTGAGCAAGAAGCGAAAATTTTACGCGCCCGGCTCGATGAATGCCTTCAGTGGTGGGGACATTTGTTCCCCATCTATCTGGTTTTTTCGCATTCGGATACGCTGGATGGGTTTGCTGAATTCTTTGGGGACTATGATGGCATTGAACGCGGTCAGGTCTGGGGCGCAACCATTCCGCTTGAACAACGAACCACCGGGTATGCACTTTTTGATACCGAATTCGGGTATTTGTATGAAGCGTTGATGCGTCGGCGATTACTGCGGTTAAGTACGGCAACCACCCCCCAGGATCAGCTTCTGATCTATGAATTTCCAATCCGGTTTTATGAAATTCGGCAAAAGCTGGGCCTGTTTTACAACATTCTGTTTCGTCCAAGCAGTTTCCGGCAATCACCCTGGGTTCGAGGGTTCTATTTCACCGGGTATCAACCTGGTGAGGGCCAGCCAGAACCACGCTCCACAGACGAGCCTCGTTTGGATGCGGACCCCGACAACAATGAACCGGTTGCCGCTATCAATCAACGGAAACTGGGAGCACGATATTTCGGCGAAGAATTCTTTAAGGAAGTCCTGCTGGCTGATAAAGATTTAGCGGCCTTTTTCCAACCCCAAACCACGCTGCCCCGCTATGCGAAACCAGCGATTGCCAGTGCCATTGTGCTGACATTGGTTCTCTTTTTAGCCGGGCTTACCAATTCGTTTTTGCTCAACCGAGAGTATGTAGAGGAGGTTGAAGCCCGATCAGTTCGGGTCACACAATTACAACCACTTCAACTGGCAGGCGATTCGGAAGCGGCTTCGAAAAATTTTCAATTGACTCAGTTAGACGCGCTTGAAACGCTCCGGCAAAGCCTGACAACAGCGGATGCCCATGACCAGACTGGTCGGCCCTGGCTGATGCAAAGTGGCCTTTACGTGGGTGACGACATTGCATCAGCTGGACGTCGTGTGTATTTCGATGCGCTCCAGCAATCGTTTTGTCGCCCGGTGTTTATACAACTGGAATCAGATTTGCGCACGTTTGCGGCTGAATCCAAGCCAAATACGGATGAAGCCTATCTGAGCCAGCAATACGACCGGTTGAAAACCTATTTGATGCTCTCTCAGCCTGACCGGGCCAAGGGAACCTTCCTGTACTATCAACTGTCACCCTACTGGAAGGACGTTGTTCCGGCTGAGGGACAGGCCCTGGCCCTCAAACAACTTGAATTTTATGCCCTGCACGCCACCGATCTGGAATCCCCGCATTTGAAAGCGGATGAACTTCTTATTCGTGAGGTCCGGCAACGGTTGCTGGCCTACCCGGCAGTGAGCCGATTTTACAAACAATTCATTTCTGAAATTGACGCCAAAGTTCCGGCTGTCACCCTGGAAACCATTCTGGCCGGTCGTGGTTCAGGTGTCCTGCAGGGCGACTATAGTGTTCCTGGGAGTTTTACGCTCGAAGGATACCGCGATTATGCCGCCGACGGTTTGGAAACAGCCGCCCTGGAACTGGCGAAAAGTGACTGGGTGATGGGTGAAACGGGAACCAACCTCCGAGGCGCCAGCATTGACGTCACCCGATTGCGGGAAATGTATTTCCGTGAATACACCGCTCACTGGCAGCGTTTCTTAAAAAATACCCAGGTCAGGCCATTCAAAACCCGTGAAGAAGCGATTGAACTCCTGACCATCCTGGCTGAACCGGAATCTCCACTGGTGGTGCTCCTTACCGAAGTCAGTCGGCAGGTACAACCCGCAAATATCGGGGTTGGAGGTCTGATCCAGTGGGTGAAAGGCAAGCTATCAACCCAGAAAAAACCTGCCACCACCGAGGTTGAGCGCGAATTTGCTCCATTGCTGCTCTTTTTAAACACGAATATTGGAAATGATGGAACGCCGGTTTCCCAGTATCGGGTGGCGCTTCGGTCAGTTCTTGATACCTTGCAGATTACGCCCAATGACCAGTTGAATCAGGCGTCCCGAACCCTGTTGACCGGGAAAGATGACCTGGGGCTGCTCAAAGCCGAAGCCGGGGTGACCAAAGTGACCGAGACCTTTCGAACCGACTCGACGAAAATCATCGCGGGTTTGCTGTATCAGCCGCTTGGGAACCTCCGGGCACTCCTCTATGGCACCAACGGACAGGAATTGTCAGTCCTTTGGAATCAACAATTATATCCGCAAGCCGACAGGCTCAGAGCTGGATATCCGTTTACAAATGACGGAGGTGCCCCGCTCACCGAAGTGGCCCGATTTTTGAACCCTCAAGATGGGTTGCTCGCATCATTTGTCAGGGATCGGCTGGCAGGTTCATTTGAAGATGCCAATGGCGAATGGAAACTCAAGCCAGCCGGGGCCGTGCGGGTTACGCCAACCTTTGTTGGGTTTCTCAACCAGAGCCGGCGACTCCAGGAAACCCTGTTTTCGACTGGTGGGCGGACACCGGAAATTGCCTACGAACTCACCTTGCAGCCTTCAGGAACCGGCAAAATCAAACTTGAGATTGATGGTGTCACGCTTGAGTCCCAGGTGGGTACACCTCAATCGGGGAAATTGACCTGGCCGGCCAAAAGCGGAAGCCCCACCGGAGCACGGCTGACAGTAACGGTCCCAGGTGGTGCCACACAGGAAATGGCATTTCCTGGAGAATGGGGTATTTTCCAACTCATCGAGAACGGGAAGCCAGCGCCAGCCGGACCCAATCAGTTCTCTCTCACCTGGAACATCCAGTCAGTCACGGTAAAAGCCATCCTGCGAACAACCACAGCGGGCAATCCATTTGATCGGCAGCTTTTTGCCGGCTTTCAACCGCCAGTGGAGCTGTTTGAACGGTGA
- a CDS encoding zinc-dependent metalloprotease — MKPVCSPRLRGLTLILGAVLCLTASVHAQIPEGMPPGPGQMPGKEKPSGPKPYKEVITDQAKSKPGLFTIHQVGEKTYFELPEALYGKVMLWNTEVAKVPAGIEFGGFPVGYRVVKWERRNNKIQLRNVSYDKRADGKSAIQESVDAANLEPIILTFDVEAEGENKSAVIEVTKLLSSDLPDFSAVSVLGSLGLSGPSQVDSSRSYIEEIKPFPTNIETRSMITYSLGPPSNPSPNPNAPPPAQIPGDIRSISILVHYSLVLLPEKPMMGRYVDPRVGYFTEGFEDYANDQNQVLLRRFITRYRLEKKDPKAALSEPVKPIVYYIAREVPQQWRAYMKQGVEDWNVAFEAAGFKNAILCKDAPTKAEDPNWDPEDARYSVIRWAAQRVENAMGPNVHDPRSGEIISAHIIFWQDLLKIFQKYYFVLCAPNDPRAQKFPLPETVMGEAVRYVTAHEVGHTLGLRHNHKASSAYTIKQLRDPAFTDKNGSTASIMAYGRMNYVAQPEDKIKRLIPLIGPYDKFAIEWGYSPIPTATTPDAEKATLDKISARQVTDPLVRFGGEDGPSQVDPMVKTENIGDDPIEATTLGLKNMERVADMIVNATAKPGEDYAVLKDTYNWMMTVRQLWFGSVVKMVGGVVETRNLGNTEREEFARVPKERQKQAVQFLLENAFVAPRKFVQPGIANRISFVGVADQAMNQQRGLLESLLSPTRFKLLLDAEVLEGDKAYSPLEFVDDVQAGLWKEFEAGSGVTSIDPYRRNLQRSYLEYIKTQLAKAEKPAQVPPGVPAEFAGLINPSTRGTDFRSVMRLKLAKLANKLSIAADNNNFDPMASAHLQDCRREIDEILNPKN, encoded by the coding sequence ATGAAGCCTGTGTGCTCGCCTCGCTTGCGAGGTCTGACTCTCATTTTGGGAGCGGTGTTGTGTTTGACCGCTTCCGTCCATGCTCAAATCCCGGAAGGGATGCCACCGGGACCGGGCCAGATGCCGGGAAAGGAAAAACCATCCGGCCCCAAACCCTATAAAGAAGTCATTACCGATCAGGCCAAGTCAAAACCTGGTTTGTTTACCATTCATCAAGTTGGAGAAAAAACCTATTTTGAACTCCCAGAAGCCCTGTATGGTAAAGTGATGCTCTGGAACACCGAAGTCGCCAAAGTCCCAGCCGGGATTGAATTTGGAGGCTTTCCAGTCGGATATCGCGTCGTCAAATGGGAACGACGCAACAACAAAATTCAGCTTCGCAACGTGTCATATGACAAGCGGGCTGATGGTAAAAGCGCGATTCAGGAATCGGTTGATGCGGCCAATCTGGAACCGATTATTCTGACCTTTGATGTCGAAGCCGAAGGCGAAAACAAATCCGCTGTCATCGAAGTCACCAAATTGCTGTCGTCTGATTTACCTGACTTTTCAGCCGTCAGCGTGCTGGGAAGTTTGGGGTTATCAGGTCCGTCACAGGTTGATTCCTCACGCAGCTACATTGAGGAAATCAAACCCTTTCCCACCAACATTGAAACCCGGTCCATGATTACCTACTCACTTGGACCTCCATCCAACCCGAGCCCCAACCCAAATGCCCCGCCTCCGGCTCAGATTCCAGGTGACATTCGCAGCATTTCAATTCTGGTTCACTACAGCCTGGTGCTGCTGCCCGAAAAGCCAATGATGGGCCGGTATGTGGACCCACGCGTCGGCTATTTCACCGAAGGGTTTGAAGATTACGCCAATGATCAGAATCAGGTGTTGTTGCGGCGCTTTATCACCCGCTATCGCCTGGAAAAGAAAGATCCAAAGGCCGCCCTGTCCGAACCGGTCAAGCCGATTGTGTACTACATCGCCCGCGAAGTGCCCCAGCAATGGCGCGCCTATATGAAACAGGGCGTTGAAGACTGGAATGTGGCCTTTGAAGCCGCCGGGTTTAAAAATGCCATTTTGTGCAAGGACGCGCCAACCAAAGCTGAAGACCCTAACTGGGACCCCGAGGATGCCCGCTATTCGGTAATTCGCTGGGCAGCCCAGCGGGTTGAAAACGCGATGGGGCCCAATGTCCACGATCCACGAAGCGGCGAAATCATCTCGGCCCACATTATTTTCTGGCAGGATTTGCTCAAGATTTTCCAGAAATACTATTTTGTGTTGTGTGCACCAAATGATCCACGGGCCCAGAAATTCCCGTTGCCTGAAACGGTGATGGGCGAGGCAGTTCGCTATGTCACCGCCCACGAAGTCGGCCACACCCTCGGCCTGCGTCATAACCACAAAGCCAGTTCCGCCTACACCATCAAGCAATTACGTGACCCGGCGTTTACCGATAAAAACGGGTCCACGGCCTCGATTATGGCTTATGGTCGGATGAACTACGTCGCCCAGCCGGAAGACAAAATCAAACGGCTGATTCCGCTGATTGGCCCCTATGACAAATTTGCCATCGAATGGGGCTATTCGCCGATTCCGACGGCCACCACGCCCGATGCCGAAAAGGCAACGCTCGATAAAATTTCCGCCCGCCAAGTGACCGACCCACTGGTTCGTTTTGGTGGAGAGGATGGTCCGTCCCAGGTTGATCCGATGGTCAAAACCGAAAACATCGGTGATGACCCCATCGAAGCGACCACGCTGGGCCTGAAAAACATGGAGCGGGTGGCCGATATGATCGTGAATGCCACGGCCAAACCGGGCGAAGATTATGCGGTGCTCAAAGACACCTATAACTGGATGATGACTGTGCGTCAGCTCTGGTTCGGGTCGGTGGTGAAAATGGTCGGTGGTGTGGTTGAGACCCGGAACCTGGGCAATACTGAACGGGAAGAATTTGCTCGCGTGCCAAAAGAACGCCAGAAACAGGCCGTTCAATTCCTGCTGGAGAATGCGTTTGTGGCGCCCAGGAAATTTGTTCAACCCGGTATTGCCAACCGCATCAGTTTTGTCGGTGTGGCGGATCAGGCCATGAACCAGCAACGGGGATTGCTTGAATCGTTGCTGAGCCCAACCCGCTTTAAACTGCTTCTGGATGCTGAAGTTCTGGAAGGCGACAAAGCCTATTCACCACTGGAATTTGTGGATGATGTTCAGGCTGGTCTCTGGAAAGAATTTGAAGCTGGTTCTGGAGTGACTTCAATTGACCCCTATCGGCGAAATTTACAGCGGTCCTATCTTGAATACATCAAAACTCAGCTTGCGAAAGCCGAAAAACCAGCCCAGGTTCCGCCAGGTGTCCCAGCCGAGTTTGCCGGTCTCATCAATCCAAGCACCCGAGGAACTGATTTCCGGAGCGTGATGCGTCTCAAACTGGCGAAACTGGCCAACAAATTGAGCATTGCGGCTGACAACAATAATTTTGATCCAATGGCTTCAGCCCATTTGCAGGATTGTCGCCGCGAAATTGACGAAATTCTCAATCCGAAGAATTAG